Proteins from one Chitinophaga oryzae genomic window:
- a CDS encoding YwqG family protein gives MTTEQFKELIHEFELTEVADYVLSAARPIVNLKRAARENYQRSGNSRVGGDPDLPAGFVWPLTKTGAPMTFIAQLDLETIHPLETDQLLPATGVLYFFMGELETARDITHKVIYVADKTGLQRTPPPAVTILEAEGRFNGYGMEPVAALMPPNYAYADYEVLSDDEGDAMDDLCSELTDGVARIGGYPDGQHDDHNIEAAMYLVVGQPYDYSPKNARNALLKHFKGDQQAAEAAERDMTLLLQVDSDQEVGFCWGDAGCLQFMMDKKALLARAFDQTYLSLYSS, from the coding sequence TTGACCACTGAACAGTTTAAGGAGTTAATCCACGAATTCGAACTTACGGAGGTAGCCGATTATGTGTTGTCCGCTGCCCGTCCCATTGTTAATTTAAAACGCGCTGCGCGGGAAAACTATCAGCGCTCCGGTAACTCCCGTGTAGGCGGTGATCCGGACCTGCCTGCCGGTTTTGTATGGCCGTTAACGAAAACAGGTGCGCCGATGACGTTCATCGCGCAGCTGGACCTGGAGACCATCCATCCGCTGGAAACAGATCAGCTGTTGCCTGCCACCGGTGTCCTGTATTTTTTTATGGGAGAGCTGGAAACGGCCAGGGACATCACTCATAAGGTCATCTATGTGGCTGATAAAACGGGGTTGCAACGTACCCCGCCTCCCGCCGTAACCATCCTGGAAGCGGAAGGGCGGTTCAACGGGTACGGCATGGAGCCTGTTGCCGCGCTGATGCCGCCCAACTATGCCTATGCAGACTACGAAGTGCTTTCCGATGACGAAGGTGACGCCATGGACGACCTCTGCTCGGAACTGACAGACGGTGTGGCCCGCATCGGTGGCTATCCCGACGGTCAGCACGATGATCACAATATTGAAGCGGCCATGTACCTCGTCGTGGGCCAACCGTATGATTACTCACCTAAAAATGCGCGTAACGCGCTGCTGAAGCACTTTAAAGGCGATCAGCAGGCAGCGGAAGCTGCCGAGCGGGATATGACCCTGTTGCTCCAGGTAGACTCCGACCAGGAAGTGGGCTTCTGCTGGGGAGATGCCGGCTGCCTGCAGTTCATGATGGATAAAAAAGCATTGCTTGCCCGGGCGTTTGACCAAACGTATCTCTCTTTGTACAGTTCCTGA
- a CDS encoding GIY-YIG nuclease family protein, translated as MKSKKELKEAYRQMSFRMGVFCLRNKKDNRIWIHHSMDLDRAWNSVRLQLQSDRHPNTALQEDWNRLGEENFACEIIEELKDTQDPAVDYKKEVLELYKLCLEELQPYHDKGYHRQKS; from the coding sequence ATGAAATCGAAAAAAGAATTAAAAGAGGCTTACCGGCAAATGTCTTTCCGCATGGGCGTGTTCTGCCTGCGCAATAAAAAAGATAACCGGATATGGATACATCACAGCATGGACCTCGACCGTGCCTGGAACTCGGTGCGGTTGCAGCTGCAGTCCGACAGGCATCCCAATACGGCATTGCAGGAGGACTGGAACCGGCTGGGAGAAGAGAATTTTGCCTGCGAGATCATAGAGGAACTGAAGGATACACAGGACCCTGCAGTAGACTATAAAAAAGAGGTGCTGGAACTGTATAAACTATGCCTCGAAGAACTGCAGCCCTATCACGACAAAGGATATCACCGGCAGAAAAGCTGA
- a CDS encoding TetR/AcrR family transcriptional regulator has translation MKNKALQEQRIRGYFIEATKEILKSEGLKSVSVRNIAEKAGYSFATLYNYFKDAKDLVFLCVQDFQEECSAHVATRSAKAARGEKKLRAILLAYLEYFVQYPGIFELFFMEKLSELNKQPETAPMITGFLDRLCEEEWKYLVANKAVSVAAATNKKAALLYGLSGLLLLYINRQMPAGYPAFLKAANSFIDSQLKEMNT, from the coding sequence ATGAAGAACAAGGCCTTGCAGGAACAACGGATCAGGGGGTACTTCATCGAAGCGACCAAAGAGATCCTGAAAAGCGAAGGACTGAAAAGTGTCAGCGTCCGCAACATTGCGGAGAAGGCAGGTTATTCCTTTGCCACGCTGTACAACTATTTTAAGGACGCCAAAGACCTGGTATTCCTCTGTGTACAGGACTTCCAGGAAGAATGCAGCGCGCATGTGGCCACCCGCAGCGCCAAAGCGGCAAGAGGAGAGAAGAAGCTGCGTGCCATCCTCCTGGCTTACCTGGAGTATTTCGTACAATATCCCGGCATATTTGAACTGTTCTTCATGGAAAAACTGTCGGAGCTGAACAAACAGCCGGAGACAGCTCCTATGATCACCGGCTTCCTGGACAGGCTGTGCGAAGAAGAATGGAAATACCTGGTCGCAAATAAAGCTGTGAGCGTGGCAGCGGCAACCAATAAAAAAGCGGCGCTCCTGTACGGGCTTTCCGGCCTGCTGTTGTTGTACATCAACCGGCAGATGCCCGCAGGTTACCCGGCGTTCCTGAAAGCAGCCAATAGCTTCATCGACAGCCAGCTAAAAGAGATGAACACATGA
- a CDS encoding zinc-binding dehydrogenase, which translates to MKAVVIENYGGPEVLRLKEVPTPSVTGHSQVLVRVRAASVNPLDYQVRRGDYAPLFNLPIITGHDVAGDVIAVGEGVKKWRPGDKVYYSPRFGGPGSYAEYHLTDESSLSAMPDHLSYEEAAAAPLVGGTVWEMLVVRAQLKEGDTILIPGGAGGVGSLAIQVAKSLGAFVYTTGQSILQAQLHRLGADVVIDHHKKNYIEEIQAHTKGRGVDVIIDTVGGSTLSDSPLALADYGRIVTLVDIALPQNLIHAWERNATYHFVFTRQSREELHPITSLIETGQVKPVIDSVYPIDDAQSAHRRIEDAKRDRPLLGKIVLSL; encoded by the coding sequence ATGAAAGCAGTTGTCATCGAAAATTATGGAGGACCGGAAGTCCTCCGGTTAAAAGAAGTGCCTACACCTTCGGTAACAGGGCATTCCCAGGTGCTGGTGAGAGTAAGGGCAGCCTCCGTAAATCCGCTCGACTACCAGGTAAGGCGGGGAGACTATGCACCACTGTTTAATTTGCCCATTATCACCGGTCACGATGTTGCGGGCGACGTGATCGCAGTGGGTGAAGGCGTGAAAAAATGGCGGCCCGGCGATAAAGTCTATTATTCCCCGCGGTTTGGTGGCCCCGGCAGTTATGCTGAATACCATCTGACGGACGAATCTTCGTTGTCCGCAATGCCCGATCACCTCAGCTACGAGGAAGCTGCTGCCGCTCCGCTGGTTGGCGGAACGGTATGGGAAATGCTGGTGGTACGGGCGCAACTAAAAGAAGGCGATACCATTCTCATTCCGGGAGGCGCCGGTGGCGTTGGATCATTAGCCATACAGGTTGCTAAATCACTGGGGGCTTTTGTGTACACAACTGGTCAGAGCATTTTACAGGCGCAACTGCATCGCCTTGGAGCGGATGTAGTCATTGACCATCACAAAAAAAATTACATCGAAGAGATACAGGCCCATACTAAAGGAAGAGGAGTGGATGTAATCATTGACACGGTTGGCGGCAGCACGCTCTCGGACAGTCCGCTAGCCCTGGCCGACTACGGCCGCATTGTTACCCTGGTGGACATTGCACTGCCACAGAATCTTATCCATGCCTGGGAACGAAATGCGACCTACCATTTTGTTTTTACCCGGCAGAGCAGAGAGGAACTGCATCCTATTACCAGCTTAATTGAAACCGGACAGGTGAAGCCGGTGATAGACAGCGTCTATCCGATCGACGACGCTCAAAGTGCGCATCGGAGAATAGAGGACGCAAAACGGGACAGGCCTTTATTGGGTAAAATTGTGCTGTCACTGTAA
- a CDS encoding ribonuclease inhibitor, which translates to MQNNTVVCPVDYVKDTFPFHRSDLDPVLAYLENNQPLPVTDLVFPVGTVTTDGRLDMCKQQLGVEGVQLVAAALRENTQIKHILMGTNAFGNPGAQAVADLVSVNRTIETVYLGCNYIEQAGTEALCEALGGNRSVKSMWLKRNPIGSQSMKNIVRLLQQNPHLRTLDLVNTCAGEGFLTLLEYLKENRTVERLYLSGNYLTADMMIPVSDMLIANKHLKSLFLSVNNIGDKGVAHLIRGLQQNTTLEQLSLSSCGIEAEGMQLLHDLLSSRPYLKWIDLGYAPSTKALGAKGNLPLHLSAMKDFPASPGNFVHQDSKAIKSVYR; encoded by the coding sequence ATGCAGAATAATACCGTTGTCTGTCCCGTCGATTATGTAAAAGACACGTTTCCTTTTCACCGGAGCGATCTTGACCCCGTGCTGGCGTACCTCGAAAACAACCAGCCGTTGCCCGTTACCGACCTGGTGTTCCCGGTAGGCACGGTCACTACAGACGGACGGCTGGACATGTGCAAACAACAGCTGGGCGTGGAAGGCGTACAACTGGTGGCTGCCGCGCTGCGGGAGAATACACAGATCAAACATATCCTGATGGGCACCAATGCCTTTGGCAATCCCGGCGCACAGGCCGTGGCAGACCTGGTGTCTGTAAACCGTACGATTGAAACCGTATATCTCGGCTGCAACTACATAGAGCAGGCAGGCACAGAGGCGCTCTGTGAGGCCCTCGGCGGAAACCGGTCCGTTAAAAGCATGTGGCTCAAAAGAAATCCCATCGGCAGCCAGAGCATGAAAAACATTGTACGGCTGCTGCAACAGAACCCGCACCTGCGTACGCTGGACCTGGTGAATACCTGCGCCGGGGAGGGCTTCCTGACACTGCTGGAATACTTGAAAGAAAACAGGACGGTAGAACGGTTGTACCTGAGCGGCAACTACCTGACCGCCGATATGATGATACCTGTCAGCGATATGCTGATCGCCAACAAACACCTGAAATCCCTCTTCCTGAGCGTGAATAATATCGGCGATAAAGGAGTGGCTCATCTAATACGCGGGCTGCAGCAAAACACCACGCTGGAACAGCTTAGCCTGTCCAGCTGCGGTATCGAAGCCGAAGGGATGCAGTTGCTCCATGACCTGCTTTCCTCCAGGCCTTACCTGAAATGGATAGACCTTGGCTATGCCCCTTCCACCAAGGCATTGGGCGCGAAAGGCAATCTGCCGCTGCACCTTTCCGCGATGAAAGATTTCCCGGCGTCGCCCGGCAATTTTGTACATCAGGACAGTAAAGCAATAAAGAGTGTGTATCGTTAA
- the trhA gene encoding PAQR family membrane homeostasis protein TrhA, which yields MGMTASPTGYTRKQEIVNGLVHAIGIVFGISGLPVLTSIAATHGNTPGIVGAGIYSFCFILLFTCSTIYHISQESAVKKVFLIFDHISIYFLIAGTYTPFLLVYMNDAFGISLLSVLWGLTAVGILFKVFFTGRFDIISTIIYLIMGWILVVGGKRFFTDLPLSVIVMLCVGGGLYTIGVIFYLWDKYKYTHALWHLLVLSGAVCHYVAILLSM from the coding sequence ATGGGAATGACAGCTTCACCAACAGGCTATACACGGAAACAGGAAATCGTAAACGGACTGGTACATGCTATTGGCATCGTATTCGGCATCAGCGGGCTTCCGGTACTCACCAGCATCGCCGCCACGCACGGTAACACACCGGGCATTGTAGGGGCGGGAATCTACAGTTTTTGTTTTATTTTGTTATTTACCTGTTCGACGATCTATCATATCTCCCAGGAGTCGGCCGTCAAAAAAGTATTTCTCATCTTCGATCATATCAGCATCTATTTCCTGATAGCGGGTACCTATACGCCTTTTCTGCTGGTGTATATGAACGACGCCTTCGGGATCTCGCTGTTGTCGGTCCTGTGGGGCCTTACGGCGGTAGGCATCCTGTTTAAAGTGTTTTTCACGGGGCGGTTTGATATCATCTCCACGATCATCTACCTGATAATGGGCTGGATACTGGTGGTAGGCGGCAAACGTTTCTTCACCGACCTGCCGCTGTCCGTCATCGTCATGTTGTGCGTAGGAGGTGGTTTGTATACCATCGGCGTTATCTTCTACCTGTGGGATAAATACAAATACACGCATGCGCTCTGGCATCTGTTGGTACTATCCGGGGCGGTATGCCACTATGTGGCCATTTTGTTATCCATGTAA
- a CDS encoding class I SAM-dependent methyltransferase: MENALHPGDYWDHRSDDRRRWENVINLFLKPVTTALLQHLHLKNPVRILDVGTGTGEPGLSIAQLYPEAEVTGTDISTRMLDIAKGKAIERGLANFDVVCCDAVAMPFEDHWFDAVVCRNGVMFFKNITDGLREINRVLKPGGRLAVSAWGLLEQNLWISLVLDIIAAVTRRKLYNQHVPGMFHCMQPGVMADWFETAHLQAVQEEALTGIVQFNSVGDHWQYVTRVSADVVNALKDIPPPVQEIIRSEVASAVGRHVIDDKLYFQWSLRVTSGTKA; encoded by the coding sequence ATGGAAAATGCTTTGCACCCCGGCGATTACTGGGACCATAGGTCCGATGATCGCAGACGATGGGAAAATGTTATCAACCTTTTTCTGAAGCCTGTCACAACCGCATTGTTGCAACACCTTCACCTGAAAAATCCTGTGCGGATACTCGATGTCGGCACGGGGACCGGCGAGCCGGGATTGTCTATTGCACAGTTATATCCGGAAGCGGAGGTAACGGGAACGGATATATCTACCCGTATGCTGGATATCGCTAAAGGAAAAGCGATAGAACGAGGATTGGCTAATTTTGACGTGGTATGCTGCGACGCAGTCGCCATGCCTTTTGAAGACCATTGGTTCGATGCCGTGGTATGCAGGAACGGCGTCATGTTTTTTAAAAACATTACAGACGGACTGCGGGAGATCAACCGGGTATTGAAGCCTGGCGGCCGGCTGGCGGTGTCTGCATGGGGATTGCTGGAGCAAAACCTGTGGATCAGTCTTGTGTTGGACATCATCGCCGCTGTGACCCGCCGGAAGCTGTACAACCAGCATGTACCGGGCATGTTCCACTGTATGCAGCCCGGGGTGATGGCCGACTGGTTTGAAACAGCCCATTTGCAAGCAGTGCAGGAGGAAGCGCTGACAGGCATTGTGCAGTTTAATTCAGTTGGCGATCACTGGCAGTATGTGACGCGCGTGAGCGCGGATGTGGTCAATGCACTGAAAGATATCCCGCCGCCGGTACAGGAGATCATCCGGTCGGAAGTGGCCAGCGCGGTAGGGCGGCATGTGATAGACGACAAGCTTTATTTTCAGTGGAGCCTGCGGGTGACTTCAGGCACTAAGGCCTGA
- a CDS encoding ArsR/SmtB family transcription factor yields the protein MLIFKALSNNTRVNMLIWLKQPHLHFPAEELLDYDAHLGVCVSDITQKAGLSLSTTSDYLSILQKCGLVEATRVGQWTYYKRNEAAMARLSGLIEQAF from the coding sequence ATGTTGATCTTCAAAGCGCTCAGCAACAACACCAGGGTAAACATGCTCATCTGGCTCAAACAGCCACATCTCCACTTTCCTGCAGAGGAATTATTGGACTATGATGCCCATCTCGGCGTTTGCGTCAGCGACATTACCCAAAAAGCCGGGTTATCGCTGTCCACAACGTCTGACTACCTGAGTATCCTGCAAAAATGCGGGCTTGTTGAAGCTACACGCGTCGGCCAGTGGACGTACTACAAACGTAACGAGGCGGCAATGGCGCGGCTGAGCGGATTAATTGAACAGGCATTCTGA
- the cfa gene encoding cyclopropane fatty acyl phospholipid synthase, producing the protein MNNEKSKGIVTRLLSAAGITVNGSNPWDIRVYNEDFYSRALYNGSLGLGESYMDGYWDCLRLDEFFYKLLRSNLDKSVRKSIRLKMDILLARMFNFQRPARATRNGQRHYDAGNDLFLNMLDKRLVYTCAFWDNAATLDQAQENKLDLSCRKLQLKPGMHVLDIGCGWGSFAKYAAEKYGVSVTGVTISKEQLALGQQLCAGLPVTLRLQDYRLLNEKFDAIVSLGMFEHVGSHNYSEYMKVASRCLKDNGLFLLHTIGGNETHAFTDQWLNKYIFPGAVIPTIRQIGQAIEGIFVMEHWENFSVNYDKTLMAWYENISANWDKLRNRYDQSFFRMWKYYLLSCAASFRARHSQLWQIVLSKSGLPGGYRFTTALENNGLTYAGAIRP; encoded by the coding sequence ATGAACAACGAAAAATCAAAGGGTATTGTCACCCGGCTGCTGTCGGCAGCGGGCATCACGGTTAATGGAAGCAACCCGTGGGACATACGCGTATACAACGAAGATTTTTATTCCCGGGCCTTGTACAACGGCTCTCTCGGACTGGGCGAGTCGTATATGGATGGCTACTGGGACTGCCTCCGGCTGGACGAATTCTTTTATAAACTGCTGCGTTCCAACCTCGACAAAAGCGTCCGCAAAAGCATACGGCTGAAGATGGACATCCTGCTGGCCCGCATGTTTAACTTCCAGCGCCCTGCCCGCGCCACCCGTAACGGCCAGCGCCACTACGACGCAGGCAACGATCTTTTCCTGAACATGCTGGACAAACGCCTCGTGTACACCTGCGCATTCTGGGACAACGCCGCCACGCTGGACCAGGCCCAGGAAAACAAACTGGACCTCTCCTGCCGCAAGCTGCAGCTGAAGCCCGGCATGCATGTCCTCGACATTGGTTGCGGCTGGGGAAGCTTTGCGAAGTATGCCGCCGAAAAATACGGGGTAAGCGTCACCGGGGTGACCATCTCCAAAGAACAGCTGGCCCTCGGGCAGCAGCTGTGCGCCGGCCTGCCCGTCACCCTGCGGCTGCAGGACTACCGCCTGCTGAATGAAAAATTCGACGCTATTGTTTCGTTGGGCATGTTTGAGCACGTAGGCTCACATAACTACAGCGAATATATGAAGGTCGCCTCCCGCTGCCTGAAAGATAACGGCCTGTTCCTGCTGCATACCATCGGCGGCAACGAAACGCACGCCTTCACCGATCAGTGGCTCAACAAATACATTTTCCCCGGCGCCGTTATCCCGACGATCCGGCAGATAGGCCAGGCCATAGAAGGTATTTTCGTGATGGAACACTGGGAGAATTTCAGCGTCAACTACGATAAAACCCTCATGGCCTGGTATGAAAACATCAGTGCCAACTGGGACAAGCTCAGGAACCGGTACGATCAGTCTTTCTTCCGCATGTGGAAATATTACCTGTTGTCCTGTGCGGCGTCGTTCCGCGCACGGCATAGCCAGCTATGGCAGATCGTGCTGTCGAAAAGCGGCCTGCCCGGCGGTTACCGCTTCACTACCGCCCTTGAAAACAATGGGCTGACATATGCCGGCGCCATCAGGCCTTAG
- a CDS encoding SDR family NAD(P)-dependent oxidoreductase, which yields MERAFTQEEWEACIKVLQVLSRDPEQSPDNMVLKGLVTKLYKRAKKDNKAAVAEAALTAVAPPPVRMTLQRLKQISQKQDVLRQYDKKEVLSRTQLFRKYEQPDTGQPAGKEENLTLTGHQRCYTCQVPYRNVHFFYHMLCPSCAALNYNKRLQRADLHGRVAVVTGGRIKIGYLTALRLLRDGARVWVTTRFAKDCALRFSEEKDFSEWGHRLKIVALDLRSPGQVQQFIQQLYAGEAHLDILIHNAAQTVKRPAAFYQHLFATEEAPLETLPAAVRPCLAPAPPFRYLGDGWEQQLLPAEMHQCFPAGQYDKDRQQLDLRTSNSWTLRLDEVPPGEMLETQLVNVTAPFMLNSRLKALLKQSPFPRRFIINVSAMEGQFNRGSKTPYHPHTNMAKAALNMMTRTSAQDYALDGIYMNSVDTGWITQENPHPKKERLYDEDGFVPPLDETDGMARIYDPIVSGLSGPDIPLFGHFLKDYQPYAW from the coding sequence ATGGAGCGAGCATTTACACAAGAAGAATGGGAAGCCTGCATAAAAGTGCTGCAGGTCTTATCAAGAGATCCGGAGCAGTCGCCGGACAACATGGTATTAAAGGGGTTGGTGACCAAACTGTACAAGCGCGCCAAGAAAGACAACAAGGCAGCGGTGGCAGAAGCAGCCCTGACGGCGGTAGCGCCGCCACCGGTGAGGATGACTTTACAGCGGTTGAAGCAAATATCGCAGAAGCAGGATGTATTGCGGCAATACGACAAAAAAGAGGTGCTTTCCCGGACGCAGCTTTTCAGGAAATATGAACAGCCGGACACCGGTCAGCCAGCCGGTAAAGAGGAAAACCTGACGCTGACCGGTCATCAGCGCTGTTACACTTGCCAGGTCCCCTACAGGAACGTGCATTTTTTCTATCATATGCTATGTCCTTCCTGCGCAGCGCTCAACTACAACAAACGGCTGCAGCGCGCCGATCTGCACGGGCGGGTCGCCGTAGTTACCGGCGGCCGCATCAAAATAGGCTATCTCACCGCCCTGCGGCTGCTGCGCGACGGCGCCCGGGTATGGGTGACCACCCGCTTTGCCAAAGACTGTGCGTTGCGCTTCAGCGAAGAAAAAGATTTTTCCGAATGGGGGCACCGGCTGAAGATTGTGGCGCTGGACCTGCGCAGTCCCGGCCAGGTGCAGCAGTTCATACAACAGCTGTACGCCGGTGAGGCCCACCTCGACATCCTGATACATAATGCGGCACAGACGGTCAAAAGGCCGGCTGCTTTTTACCAGCATCTTTTCGCAACGGAAGAAGCGCCGCTGGAAACATTGCCCGCGGCGGTACGGCCGTGCCTCGCTCCTGCCCCGCCCTTCCGCTACCTGGGCGATGGCTGGGAGCAGCAACTGCTGCCCGCCGAAATGCACCAGTGTTTTCCGGCCGGACAGTACGATAAAGACCGGCAGCAGCTAGACCTCCGCACCAGCAACAGCTGGACGCTGCGGCTGGATGAAGTGCCGCCGGGCGAAATGCTGGAGACACAGCTGGTGAACGTGACAGCGCCTTTTATGCTCAACAGCCGCCTGAAAGCGCTGCTGAAACAATCGCCATTTCCGCGCCGGTTTATCATCAACGTATCGGCCATGGAGGGACAGTTTAACCGCGGCTCCAAAACGCCGTACCACCCGCATACCAATATGGCCAAAGCGGCGCTGAATATGATGACACGTACGTCCGCACAGGATTATGCACTGGACGGCATCTACATGAACAGCGTAGACACCGGCTGGATTACGCAGGAAAATCCGCATCCTAAAAAAGAACGGCTATATGATGAAGACGGCTTTGTGCCGCCGCTGGATGAAACCGACGGCATGGCGCGCATCTACGATCCTATCGTGTCCGGCCTCTCCGGTCCGGACATCCCGCTGTTCGGACATTTCCTGAAAGACTACCAGCCGTATGCCTGGTAA
- a CDS encoding YncE family protein — protein MKNALLLIKILFCCCSLLLLHACKKIENPADKQKTLFFIDYRHLAGGNDGIAVMELDPESPDFGKILHKTELGKGVLPHHLYFNRDDKKLYTTALGGSYLYELKMEWNHEGYPVIYQVNPINTGGNTVGEDIFFTRNGQYWVTFMGGKGGLRDGSVGVFNAQNNQLIKTISSSIDVNPDKFIMYPHGISIYEDKGLAMVTSTIHPDLTSGVGNTCTLIDMHTFNIIKTYRVADSANDLSSPVEVLLLRNEYPPYALANTMIGGDIWMASFNAEARQYSEFKRVLKGASKGLGWALEFYIADDKLMYVSFGQPGKILVFDLNYLPELRQVRTLPADKGAHHMAFFKTKSGRSVVAVQNNLLNLPNLNAGTIDVVDINTGEKLGTVDMRNKYQLLPESIEGTLGKAHYMHH, from the coding sequence ATGAAAAACGCACTGTTATTGATCAAAATCCTGTTTTGTTGTTGCTCCCTGTTACTGTTGCACGCCTGCAAAAAAATTGAGAACCCTGCCGACAAGCAGAAGACACTTTTCTTTATCGACTACCGGCACCTGGCCGGCGGCAACGATGGTATTGCCGTGATGGAGCTGGACCCCGAATCTCCGGACTTCGGGAAGATCCTTCACAAAACAGAACTGGGCAAAGGCGTATTACCCCATCACCTGTATTTCAACCGGGATGACAAAAAACTGTACACTACCGCACTGGGCGGCAGTTATCTCTATGAACTGAAGATGGAGTGGAACCATGAAGGCTACCCGGTGATCTACCAGGTAAATCCCATAAACACCGGCGGGAACACGGTAGGAGAAGATATATTCTTTACCCGCAACGGCCAGTACTGGGTCACATTCATGGGCGGCAAGGGAGGCCTCCGCGATGGCAGTGTCGGCGTTTTCAATGCGCAAAACAACCAGCTGATCAAAACCATTTCGTCCTCTATCGATGTCAATCCCGATAAATTCATTATGTATCCGCATGGCATTTCCATCTATGAAGACAAAGGCCTCGCCATGGTGACGTCTACCATTCATCCGGACCTTACCAGTGGCGTCGGTAACACCTGCACGCTGATAGACATGCATACTTTCAACATCATCAAAACCTACCGCGTGGCAGACAGCGCCAACGACCTGTCGAGTCCTGTGGAAGTGCTGCTGCTCCGCAACGAATACCCACCCTATGCGCTCGCCAACACCATGATCGGCGGCGATATCTGGATGGCCTCTTTCAACGCAGAAGCACGTCAGTACAGTGAGTTCAAGCGGGTACTAAAAGGGGCGTCCAAAGGACTGGGCTGGGCATTGGAATTTTACATCGCGGATGATAAACTCATGTATGTGAGCTTCGGGCAGCCGGGGAAAATACTGGTCTTTGATCTCAACTACCTCCCCGAGCTGCGGCAGGTACGGACGCTGCCGGCCGACAAGGGCGCGCATCACATGGCCTTTTTCAAAACCAAATCCGGCCGTTCCGTGGTAGCGGTGCAAAATAACCTGTTGAACCTGCCCAACCTCAATGCCGGTACTATTGACGTGGTAGACATCAACACCGGGGAAAAACTGGGCACGGTGGACATGCGCAACAAGTACCAGTTACTGCCTGAATCCATTGAAGGCACCTTAGGCAAGGCTCACTATATGCATCATTGA